gtgattgtcattgtgatacacagcacagcacacagtgcacacaacgaaatgtgagcTTTTGACAcatcacccttcgtgagcatgacaggcgctcggggagcagtgtgtggggaaggtgctttgctcagtggcaccttggtggatcaggattcggcaaccttctgattatgggtccgcctCCTTaatgctaggtcaccactgcccccactgcttttttgttgttgaagtGGAAGAACCTGCTGCTGCATTTGGCTTGGAATTGGGGTCAACCTAAGAATACTGGAAGAGGAAGGCAGCTGGCTTCATTCTTGGTCTTCTGGCTTGGGTTGGTTTAGGGTCTGATTTAGGGGATGTAGCAGACGAAGGTATGGGAAGACGTCCCCGGGGTGGAGAAGGAGGGCAGGGCGACGTCATCGGCCTGCTTTTCTCTTCTTTGATTGTGCGGTGCAGAAGATGCGAGCAGAGCAGAAGATGCTTGAACCAGAAGGAGGGTTGACCGGAACAGTAGCACATTGGGTAAATTCCAGTTCTTGGTTTATTTGTTCGGTCTGGCCATTGGACTTGGGGTCATATCCTGAGGTGAGACTGACCATCACCCAATGTTGGTCTGATAGGAGGACGTCTGGAGTGTCAGACGACCTCCTGAATGACATGGCCGGCCATCTCTGAACACTTGGGCAGACCAGGGAGAGCGACAAATTGTGACACCTTAGAAAATTGGCCCACCAATACCTTGGTTTTACCTTGGGAAGTGTCTAGGCCGGTGATTAAATCAAGTGAAACGTGTGACCAGGGGCAGTGTCCCTGACAAATCAACTGACAAATGTTACTACACATTTAAAACTATGATAGACAAGTTTGGGAAAGAACCCCAGACAAGGTTTCATTAAAGCATCAATCaagttaatattaataatctaTTAATAACCTCCTCTATGTGTGTTTCCTGTCCCTCTCCAGGCTATTCAGTACATGGAGATGCTTCCAGAGGCAAGACGTCCAGTGTCAGGTACGGAGGGGGCATTGTATCGGCGCAGGCAGCTGATGAGCCAACTCCCAATGCATGATCAGGACCCCTCAAATTGTCACAGACTGTCAGAAGCTGAGCTCAAGGCCATGACTGTGTTTATAAGGATATTTAAGGAGCAAGTCCTGGGTGTTGGGGAGGTGGCCTTGCCTGGAGAGTTTGGGGCAGCTCAGGACAACATGCCTCAGCAAAAGGAGGGGACATCACATCAGGAGctccaacaaaacacaaaacccaCTTCTAATGAGAGTCTGAAGACCAGTAGCAAGAATACATATGTGAGTGTGGGTCAGCCATGTAAAACCATTAGAGTATGGTTTTAATGGACTCTTTGAGGCACAGTACTAATGTGTATTCAGAAAAGTGACGTTGGGATTAGACCATTAATTTCTGTCAGTGACCTCCACAATTTCCAGTTCCATGTTTTTAAGATGAAGATAATGATTCAGTGAGTCAGTGGATAATTCCTGTAAAAGTTTACGCAACCACTTCACATATAAAAATgcaagaattttatttttttaaaggtcagtATGAGAGAGGCCATTTTAACAGTAAGTGTAGCTGTTGTGATGTCAATTTTGAGCAAAAATGTTTAGATTTAAAGTTAACTAAAGTTGACCAAAAAAAGTCAGTAATGTTGGAGCCTAACAACACTTAGCCTATCAACTTTTCTTGAATTAATAGGGAGTAAACAGTTAGGGTCAGTACCCATTACAATTTAATACATTAGTTTTTAGcaggttttaaaaacacatttgttagtaaatttatatttgaaaaacacaaataatgcaACTCTTTGCTCAGATTACACCCTACTCACAACCTACTATTCCTTGTTGCCATGAAACCTATTAAAACAAATCTGAATTGTGGCAAGCAAACAATGAGGGATACACTATATTGCCAAAAGTATTGGGACACCAATTTAAATGAGTTAAAATCCTTACTACTAATAGTCCACAGTTTACTTTTAGTGGTATTATAATAAAGTAGCAGCAGCTGGAAACATAAACACATGAATAAGTGGGATTGGTGTTAAGGAACCTGACTGGTCTCTTAAAACAAGGCCTTCTCATCCAACATCAATGCCTGACCTGACAAATGTTCTTCTGGAATTCCCATTATCATACTCCAAAACATTTTGGAAAACCCTACCAGAAGAACATTGGATGTTCAACTCCATATGAAAGATTAAGGATTTTGAATATatcattaaatattatatttttggtAATATAGTGAAATATCATTATGAAATGTTGACAAGAAATCATTTGGCCACTTATAgtcttttttctgtcttgtcTTCAAAAAGTGTCTTAAATTGAGGGTGAACAACAGGAGTAATGATGATGAGCTGTTTATAGTGCTGAGGTGTCATGTGGATAGTCCATTGAGATATATTGTTTGTGATTGTAaggctatataataaataaaagctttATTTGTAATGAAGTAATACATTCATTTTCTGTCCTCTCTCAGTTGTGCTCTGGTTGTGGTGAGCTGGTGGTGTTGAACAGTCCTGTGGTGTATGCTGAGAGGGCAGGTTATGAGATGCTATGGCACCCCAGCTGCTTTGCGTGCAATGAGTGTCGGGAGCCATTGGTAGACCTGATCTACTTCTGGAAGAATGGGATACTGCTCTGTGGACGCCACTATGGTCAAAGTGAGCTGCCACGCTGTGCCGGCTGTGATGAGGTTAGAGAGGGGAACTGTCCCCATAAAATATTTCTTGAGATATCTTAAAACGCATTACAGGAAGCTGCATGTCAGACATTCATGacaatcaaataaacaaatacttATTTACTGACACATTTAAAATAGCTCTAGCATTTGTGAATGACAAACTAatggacaataaataaattaaataaataatgagggGATGGGATAGTAACAGGTGATTGCAATAATATTAACACAAGAACaacagtgaagtaaagtgattgtcattgtgatacacagcagtacagcacacagattcgaaccggcaatcttctcattacagggccacttccttaacctccaggccaccactgccccacactcCCACCACACTTGTGGCACACAATAAGGCCTTCGGACTGTCAAAACCCTGCTGACAATCATCTGTCCAGCAAAAATCCCAACCTTTCCGCAGCCTTTTGGTTAGGGGCACCACTAACCAAAACTGGCGTACCTCACATTGAGTTTTCGGTGTCACCTTGGCATCTACTGGGCGAACTTGATGTCATCCAGATAGGCATCACAATTTGGCACATTCACTATAACAATGTTCATAATTCTATGAAATGTGGCAATTGGCAACCAAATATTCAGTTtctatgatacacagcagcacagcacacggtgcacacagtgaaatttgtcctctgcatttaacccatcaccctgagtgagcagtgggcagccatgacagacgttgctttgctcagtggcacctcagtggcaccttggcagatcgggatttgaaccggcaaccttctgattgcggggccgcttccttaaccactaggccaccactgcccccgaaCTTTCCCTGCCCGGGAATCAAACCGGGGCCGTGGCGGTGGGAAACCACCAGATTTCTGACTTAATCACACTCTTTAGTCTTGTCATTGTCATTATCCGGTACGCCTGTTGCCTGTTCCCACCTGAATGTCGTGAGACAGGACTGCGGAACATGAAGGAATATCAGAAAACAAACCTGAATAACACTCAATTAAATGTCtcacttttttactttgtcaatcTTTTGCAAATTAGTTAAACCTAGTTTTGGAGACGAGCCCCAAACATCGGAACATCGTCGAGAAGGCCTTCCTTCTCGAGGGGATTATAATGGGGACCCCAAATTGAATGACCAATGATGAGATCTGCAGGACTAAAACTGAGCGACTCCTTTGTCGTCTGATGAACCACAAACAAAAGCAGCGGGAGTCCTTCATCTCACTCCTTCTCAGAATCAAATCCGTATGTTTGAAACATGGACTTCAGCATTTGATGGATGATGCGAAGGCATTACTTCTCGAGGGGATTATGATGGGGCTACCGTGACTTCCCCGTCTGGCACCAATGTATTAACAGGCAGTGACTCTTCACACGTATGCTTTCAGTATATTAATATGGCAAACACGGGTCTTGTGTCTCCTATCAGGAGTACAAATTACATTCACCAAGGAGGGATCTAATTGTTGCATAGTATGCAAGACTAGGACACACCTGTGTCCCTTAACATGGTGGCATGACAAACAGTGACCTGTTTGATGGTTTGCCAAAGCAGAAACAAGCTGGGCAAAATCTGTCACGTCCCCATCTAGGGTAGGGACATAGACAGAGTACTGGTGTGACTGCGGGTTGACAAACAAATGGGGAGAAGGAAAAGAATTTCTGACAAACTGCTTTCTGTTTACATGGAGGTGAAATAAGGACCAACACACAGCACACTAGACATAACCAACCACATGCTCCAACTCCTAGGCACCTCCCCAAACTCCCGTTGCACCCGGAACACTGGAATCAGACCccttaaaaagaaaatagcaGCCAATAACAGCACCGGGGTGGAGCCATTATTTTAGTGGACCCGCCCTCGCACACAAAATGGAGTCACACATCTGGAACAGAGCACAGACGTCCAGAAGTCCTGCTTAATAAAGATTTCAGGTGGTGTTCCAGATCCCAGTGGAGGGACCCCAAGATCTTGTCATTGATTAGAATGAGATTCAGGAGTGGGGGTAACAGCGTTGAGGGCGGCTTTGCTGTTCTTGCCCCCTGGACTATAAGAGAGGATGAAATGAAATTGCTTGAAGAAGATAGCCCATTGGGCCTGATGTTTGAccagaaagatggacaggatGTTCTGGTGGTCTGTCCCAACTAAGAATGGGCTGCCacagtccagcagcagctcacagTCCCCTACCCTGTAGCACTGCTGAATGATGTTGAAGTTCCAAAAGAAGAAGCTGCATGGGTCGGTCCGGCTGTGAGGGGTGCTGCAACTATACTGTATCTATACTGTACAGATCGTGTATCCACATTCCAGTACGAAAGCCTTTGTTTCATTATAGGTTCGCCCCTTTTAGGTGCCACCtaaaaaagcacatttaaatgCTCCTACTACCCCAAGGAGAACAGGGAAGGATAAAAATGGTCAGACGGATAGGGCCAGCCACCAGTGATGAGCAAATGACCTTGGGTGTAAATGCAGGGTTGATTTTAATGAAACTGACAGCGCATTGATTTTCATTGACGCAATTGGCCAAAGCCAACACCAGTTGACAGGCTGTCTCTtattaacaaaattaaaatcAGCATTTCAAAAAGGGACTACATCATGCACAATGACCGATTAAGCTGTGCCTGAAGCTGTGGTCCTGTGAGCCACCAATCTGACTATGACTGACTATGCTGACTCTAAAAAAACATGTCCTCCCATAACACACATAGTACAAATATTTAGATGCACATAGTACCATGTTATAAGCTCTAATGCACAGCTCAGGCTACtctaaatgtgtgtatgtgtagataAATGGAAGTATATTTGCTAAAATAACCTCTTTCTCTTTCCATTACAGTTAATATTCTCTGAACTGTACCACAACGCTGATGGACAGACCTGGCATAAGGAGCACTATTGCTGCTGGTTGTGTGGTCAGAGCCTGAGTATCCAATGCAAATGCAGCCAGCAACCCAGACATGCATGATCATGATCATCTTAACCACATACAGCTACTCAACCTACACTTGGCTTGTCCACTGATTTTTGTTTtcaaaattaaatgtaattttcttacAATGAAtctcgatccaccaaggtgtcactgaggtgccacaaagcaaagcaccgtccctacacactgcaccccgggcacctttcatggctgaacaccttctcactaagggtgatgcagggaTAAAAGTAGAGAACACATttgattgtgtgcaccttgagttgtgctgcagtgtttcacaatgaatcacttcactttcactatagaACTTTACTTTATATCCTGCTGCAAGGTAGCGCCTCCATAGAATGGATGTGTTTTTCAAGATGCTTGACTGGACTGGGATCTGATTGTTCCTCAAACTATTTTTGAAccaaaaagaacataaaagaacAGTATTTCCATTAAGTGGTGTACTTGGTCTGTGACtatgtttaggtaggtggtacatATAAGTCACATCCATATGAATGCAGGACCACATCCTTCCcagcagaaagtgaaagtgaagtgattgtgatacactgcagcacagcacacagtgcacacaacaaaatgtgtcttctgcttttaacccatcaaccttggtgagaagtgggcaaccatgacagacgcccaggggacggtgctttgctcagtggcaccttggcaattcaggattcaaactggcaacctctGTTTCAgaaggattcaaactggcaacccccccgtaatcagaagaatgccggttcgaatcccgatctgccaaggtgccgctgagcaaagcaccgtccccacacactgctccccgggcacctgtcatggctgcccactgctcactcagggtgatggttaaatgcagaggagaaatttcactgtgtgctgtgctgctgtgtatcacatgtgacaatcactacactttacactGACTAAAGCatcacacttgcacacacttGCCTTCTACCTGTAGTTCATCCTGGCACCACATCATGTCATCCCTACACAGCCccatgcactgtgtgttctgacaccctTCAAGCAGAAGTAGCATGAACGCAATTTTCATTTGAGCTTCAGAAGCTTTTCCATTGGATCAGAAATCACTGGCCAGCTTGCACTGGCCAAACGCATTAGAGAATTTTGGCCGCCAAtaaagtgtaagtgaagtgatcacatgtgatacacagcagcatagcacacagtgcacacagtgaaatttgtcctctgcatttaacccagttcGAATTCTgagccactgaggagccactgagcaaagtgcaccccacacagtgctccctgggcgcctgtcatggctgcccactgctcactaagggtgatggttaaaagcatgtTTCATGTTTCAGTGATATTACAGCAAACTATGTGTATTTTTCACTTACATTTTACCTTGACTTCGTCAAATTAAGTGTCATGTTatagtttattgtttttttacaaaagagaagttaatattaaaattattttttaaaaagccaccCCTACTTATATcatgtttgtattattttgtatatgttttatttagtaaagaaagaattttaaaactttaaaatattttaccaCATTTTTGTTTAGAATTTTAGGCAGCATATccgttttctttttgtattgaTTAGTAcagttaattaaaattaaatatacattttcaacCACTTTGATTgtcattcattttataatttataattaatcgcttttttttctctcctctttaCTATTCCTGTTCTCTGCTTCTATTTTCTCTCTATTTACTTGTTCATATCTGTCAATGTACCTGTTGCAGTCATAATGAATGATTATAAtgttaatgataataaaattctCTTTGGAAAATGCACCTAGGGAATATCAGTCATTCACACTTCATTTTGCCATAATTACTATCCAATATAATATTCCCTTTGTTTAAATgacaatatatacatacatttatatttgtaacAGGTATTGAATTGACTGAcagaacagagaaaaataaTTGAATAGAGGTTAGAAAGCAATTAATTTGtattacaaaatatttcttaccaatttaacattttatcCTCCTAAAAGTGTCACCCCAAACTCGAGTCAaaactttttcctttttttttgtctcaagttccttatttacataaaacaatGATTACATCAGAACTCATACCACAAGGTCACATAAGCTCCAAATGAAAGCTGTATtgtatcagggtggtagtagcctagtgggtaacacactcacctatgaaccagaagacccaggttcaaatcccacttactaccactgtgtccctgagcaagacacttaaccctgagttgctccagggggactgtccctgtaactactgattgtaagttgctctggataagggcgtctggtaaatgtaaatgtatcagaCACATTTTGGGAATGTTTCTGTTTGATGCCtctcataataataaaaaatctcatATTAGTTTAAAAATAGTTAGGCCTCTCATTCTTCATGGTCACTTAAAACCAAGATTCTGACAGGGTTCTCGCTCACTCCCAGACAACAGCCTGGACCAAGCTTCTTAACATTATTACTTGTAGTAGAACAGTGCTTTTAGGAACCATGACCTAAGAGAAAAGAGGATGCGATTACTGATTAGGGACTTCCACAGTATTTTGAAATAGTCAGAGATTGCATTTGAACATGCTGAACAAACCAGCAATTTGGTGTGTGGGTCAAGATGAAGTTCTTCATTTATCTGCTTTGCTGTACTGCACATTTAACTACTGGTGAGTGTAAAGTTCATGACTATTCCTTTTAACTGCTCTGTTCTGGGACCATATGTTATGAGAATTAGTGCTGTTGTGGGTGGTGGGGACAGGGCACTAGTCAggtcaagtgagctttattgtcatttaggctgcatgcatgttagacagtactAGGTGAAAGGAGACAATGTATCTCTGGAACCAGGTGCTACGAAGTTACATATTAACCTAAAATGCAAACCgagctacataaagtgcaaaaacgcaggcagtgcaagagtaacatttatgTCAAAacatgagacaaaaaaaaagaccaacagCGCTAAACCAGTGAAATTAGTAACGAACGTGCCGAGTGAACAAGCAGGGTGCACATTTCTGGactaagcacacagccctgaggagctccaatgctcagtgtggtggagctgcagatgctgttcccgattcCTACTGAACATACCAACAGCacctccgatataagaataggattattaaatataagatctctcacacctaaaatgctcattgttaatgaaattattacagatcaggggttcgatgtactgtgcctgaccgaaacttggttaaaactaaacgaatttgtagcattaaacgagtctagtcctcctggatacagctatgtacaccaacctcgcttaactggaagaggaggtggcgtcgcagtaatttataaggataacctcggtattactcataaacccggacaaggatttaactcttttgagattctacataccaatataactcatgtagtctcacaaaataaaaatcctaaattcattccattgattattatttatagaccccctggaccttattctgagtttcttagtgaatttacagattttgtctccaacttagttgtatctgtggataaagccctaattgtcggcgactttaacatccactgtgataaatttgaagaacagcattcctgtctttattagactcagttggagttaaccaacatataacaggacctactcatgaaggtggtcacacgctcgatcttgtgttgaccttcagtttaaatatagaagatatagttatttTTCTGTgatctgaaataatctcagatcatttcctcatcgcttttaaaatatgtgtcagacacaataaactcaaccccCCTCATTAtggagacaaacggacaattacatcaagtacggcacagaggtttattaataccttaccagatttatcaacgctgataaactcaccgtcagaccccgctgaactcgaccaagcgaccaaatgtctagaattaacactgcatagtacgttagataaagtcactcccctcaaaaggaagatagtaagataaaaacttaattaatGGTgtcgaagtaaattaaacgtattccgaatagcgtggaaggagagcctacttaactataagaaggctcttagcgcggctcgatcaacgtatctgtcctcgttaatagacaaaaacaataataatcctggattcctgtttaaaactatagccaaactaaccaggaataagacagaaacggataatACCACTCATAGTAGCATCATAGTagcaatgattttatgaatttctttaatactaaaatagttatGAATAgtgataagattaaaagcacaacaaacaaCTCTGTCGATAttaatatggaaaataatcttcaaataacTTCAACCctcttaaagagcatgaattaattaaactaatctcatcgtcaaatcaatgtacttgcactttggatccgcttcctacaagtttcctttaacaagtagcacccaatgttaAATTCTATCCTAAAAATGATTTACtcatcgcttagcaccggccacgtaccaagttcgttcaaggtagcagtcattagacccctgattaaaaagcctgatcttgatcgcagtcagctttcaaattatagaccgatatccaaccttccgttcatatcaaaaatcttagaaaaaatcgtagcccagcagctgagcgcatacctagactgtaacaacatccatgaagtacatcaatcgggatttagacctcatcatagcaatgagacagcgctggtgaaagtggttaatgacctgctgttggcctctgatcagggacgcatctcgctgcttgtcctgcttgatctgagtgcagcgtttgacactatagATCACGCTATtttccttgccaggttagagaatgttgttgggattaagggaacagaccttgtatggttcagatcatatttgaccaaccgatatctgtttgtggacatcaatggtgtttcgtcttcataAAGTTAGGTGTTCCACAACACTCTGTCCTAGGTTAGGGTtaggtccgttactattttccttatacatgttacctttaggacACATAGttgtatctatcagcaatgccagataaGAGACAACAGCtaaacaaaatagagaattagacagtggatgctcatcaactttcttctgttaaaccctgataagacagaagctctcgtacttgggtctcaagcagccagacataagctggctgactacaccataaccctggatataccctatctca
This sequence is a window from Denticeps clupeoides unplaced genomic scaffold, fDenClu1.1, whole genome shotgun sequence. Protein-coding genes within it:
- the lmcd1 gene encoding LIM and cysteine-rich domains protein 1, whose product is MSLEQPVKGGGAPCLTCKGICTGFQPHSWRKACTVCYCSQQDHASCSDTEDDRKIGQLLANSRYAHLTAKVKGVDGVRVYKRNRMIITNPVVSRKDPTFSTITYDWAPPGLTQKLAIQYMEMLPEARRPVSGTEGALYRRRQLMSQLPMHDQDPSNCHRLSEAELKAMTVFIRIFKEQVLGVGEVALPGEFGAAQDNMPQQKEGTSHQELQQNTKPTSNESLKTSSKNTYLCSGCGELVVLNSPVVYAERAGYEMLWHPSCFACNECREPLVDLIYFWKNGILLCGRHYGQSELPRCAGCDELIFSELYHNADGQTWHKEHYCCWLCGQSLSIQCKCSQQPRHA